One window from the genome of Enterobacter asburiae encodes:
- the ydfG gene encoding bifunctional NADP-dependent 3-hydroxy acid dehydrogenase/3-hydroxypropionate dehydrogenase YdfG: protein MIILVTGATAGFGESITRRFVANGHKVIATGRRQERLQELKDELGDSILTAQLDVRNRAAIDEMIANLPAEWRAIDVLVNNAGLALGMEPAHKASVEDWENMIDTNNKGLVYMTRAVLPGMVERNRGHIINIGSTAGSWPYAGGNVYGATKAFVRQFSLNLRTDLHGTAIRVTDIEPGLVGGTEFSNVRFKGDDAKAGKTYENANALTPEDVTETVWWVATLPKHVNINTVEMMPVSQSFAGLSVHRG, encoded by the coding sequence ATGATTATTTTAGTTACCGGGGCAACGGCAGGTTTTGGTGAAAGCATCACGCGTCGCTTCGTCGCCAACGGGCACAAGGTTATTGCCACGGGCCGTCGTCAGGAGCGCCTGCAGGAACTGAAAGACGAATTAGGCGACAGCATCCTGACCGCGCAGCTGGACGTGCGTAACCGCGCGGCCATTGATGAGATGATTGCCAACCTGCCCGCCGAGTGGCGCGCCATCGACGTGCTGGTCAACAATGCCGGTCTGGCGCTGGGCATGGAGCCCGCGCATAAAGCCAGCGTAGAAGACTGGGAAAACATGATCGACACCAACAACAAAGGGCTGGTCTATATGACCCGCGCGGTGCTGCCGGGCATGGTCGAGCGCAACCGCGGCCACATTATCAATATTGGTTCCACCGCCGGGAGCTGGCCTTACGCGGGCGGCAACGTCTATGGCGCGACGAAGGCGTTTGTGCGCCAGTTCAGCCTTAACCTGCGTACCGATCTGCACGGCACCGCTATTCGCGTCACCGATATCGAGCCGGGCCTGGTGGGCGGCACCGAGTTTTCCAACGTGCGTTTCAAAGGCGATGACGCGAAAGCGGGCAAAACCTACGAAAATGCTAACGCGCTGACGCCGGAAGATGTGACCGAAACGGTCTGGTGGGTGGCGACGCTGCCAAAACACGTCAACATCAATACCGTAGAAATGATGCCAGTCAGCCAGAGTTTTGCCGGACTTAGCGTCCATCGTGGCTAA